The Ignavibacteriota bacterium genomic sequence GGTGACTCAAAAACCGGATTAAGATAAATTGAATTAATTCCCAAACTTTTTAAGTAATCTAACTTATCCAATACGCCTTGCAGATCGCCGCCGTATCTTCTCACACCGGCGTTCCAATAAAATCCTTTTCCGTTATTTTCCCAAGGCTGAAGTTTGTACCAGTCGGATGTCCAAGGATGAACCTGCCAATTATTAGGAGTTTCATACGGCCAAGCGCCCGCCATATCAATCGGTTTCGGGTCATTGTTTTTATCTCCGTTATAAAATCTTTCAGGAAATATTTGATACCATACGGCTGATTTTGCCCACTGCGGAACTCTTTCAACTTTTTTTTCAACGTTTGGAGATTTGCATGAAATTGAAGTCAGTATTAGAGAAAACACGATTAGAAGTGAAAATTTTTTCATTTGAACACCCCATCGAAAAATATTATAGATAATAAAATTAGTAAAATAGTTTGCTATTTTTTTCAATTTTTCTTGGTCTTGTAAAAAAAAATATTTACTTTTTGACTCTTTACTTAAGAAAATACGTGTATTTTCGAATATACATTTTGGAGAGTTGGCAGAGTGGTTGAATGCGGCGGTCTTGAAAACCGTTAAGGATTTACGTCCTTCTGGGGTTCGAATCCCTAACTCTCCGCAACTTATCTATAAAAGCAGTAACTTACAGACTTTCCGCGCAAATTCATTAAGCTAATAAGCAAAAAACCCTATAATTATTGCCGGTAAAAAAGCAAATGAAAAAGGTTTATTTATATAGCCGAATAGTTGAAAGACTTTTACGGGTAATAAAAGCGTTGTTGAATATGATGTAAATGATAGGGAAGTGAAGATTGTAAAAATAAATAATACGCAACAAATGGATTTTAGTCACAGTAAAATATATTTAACTATCACGTTGAATTGCAGGTTACATGACAATTTATGAATAATGCGATGTGTAATTATCTAATAAATTTCTAATTACTTTTTGGTATTGACTACCGTGTTTTTTAGCTAAGTCCTTAAAAAAATCAATACTTGATTTGCTTAAATTTAGTGTTACTTTAATTGTATCTTCCTTAAAAACTAATTCATCCGGACTTGGTAAAAAGTCATTTATAACTTCTACTTTACCAATTTTTTCATCACTATATTTTATTTTCTTTTTCATAAATCTGTTTTCCTTTTCTCCAGTAACCGGCTCCAATTATTCTAATTTTATTATCTCTATATGTAAACCTAACTGTTACAACATTTACATCTATTTTTCCAAAACAGTAAAATCTGGTTTCTTTCTTACTATGTTCAATATCTTTTGCGATTATTCTATTAAAATCAGAAAAAGCAAATTGAGCTTCTTCAAATGAAATATTATGTTTTTGTTGATTTATCTTATTTTTATTTTCATCCCACTCAAAAGATGGTTTCTTTACCAAGATAATTCCAAATTTTCATTTTAATATACATATTTTTATATGGTTATTCAACCATATTTATTTTGCCAATTAACAGCCGAGCAAATTACCGATTTTATCATAATTCATTTAAGTTTGTTGCCCGAATTACTCTCTTGGAGAATTGTTATTCCAGCAATATTATTTATTGAATAGAAATCCCTAATTTCTTAAATGTTCTTTCTATTATTGGATCATCTAACATTTCTCTTCCGTTATCAGAACCGGGCAT encodes the following:
- a CDS encoding CopG family transcriptional regulator, whose translation is MKKKIKYSDEKIGKVEVINDFLPSPDELVFKEDTIKVTLNLSKSSIDFFKDLAKKHGSQYQKVIRNLLDNYTSHYS
- a CDS encoding BrnT family toxin, coding for MVKKPSFEWDENKNKINQQKHNISFEEAQFAFSDFNRIIAKDIEHSKKETRFYCFGKIDVNVVTVRFTYRDNKIRIIGAGYWRKGKQIYEKENKI